Proteins encoded within one genomic window of Schistosoma haematobium chromosome Unknown HiC_scaffold_330, whole genome shotgun sequence:
- a CDS encoding uncharacterized protein (EggNog:ENOG410VDYM~COG:S) has product MSNNENIPRIDLENFEDPQFTDSKYVLTSPRSLEACSRLKILPVDLLHKSRAEFLERFKKLPPSKIEELYIRSEEKRRACES; this is encoded by the exons ATGTCAAACAACGAAAACATACCTCGAATAGATCTAGAAAACTTTGAAGATCCCCAGTTTACAGACTCTAAGTATGTCCTAACCAGTCCGAGATCACTAGAAGCTTGTTCACGTTTAAAGATACTC CCTGTGGATCTTTTGCACAAAAGTAGAGCTGAGTTCCTTGAACGTTTTAAAAAACTTCCACCAAGCAAAATTGAGGAATTGTACATAAGAAGTGAAGAAAAGAGAAGAG CTTGTGAAAGCTAG